One stretch of Fictibacillus sp. b24 DNA includes these proteins:
- a CDS encoding carbohydrate ABC transporter permease, whose amino-acid sequence MKTKASDAKKAYRIQQWIAGIILTLGGLLVAIPFIWMILSAFKPESEVLQLTPTLWPETFTADNFIYLFENMNFAVYLRNTIIIVLCSFVGLFFNAMAGYAFAKYKFKGREKLFYLVLATMMIPGQVTMIPVYLILNQMGLTNTMAGIVLPGLVGAFSIFLFRQFMSTIPDELLEAARLDGASEFRVFMQLVLPISKPIMAVQGILTFIAGWNSFLWPLIIANDESLYTLSVGLSLLKGQYGGNFALQMAGSTFMVVPIVIIFIIFQKHIIEGYTISGMK is encoded by the coding sequence ATGAAAACAAAAGCATCTGATGCAAAAAAAGCATACAGAATTCAGCAGTGGATCGCAGGAATCATATTAACGCTTGGTGGACTGTTAGTTGCCATCCCGTTTATCTGGATGATTCTTTCTGCGTTCAAACCTGAAAGTGAAGTACTTCAGCTCACTCCAACACTGTGGCCTGAAACCTTTACAGCGGATAACTTCATCTATCTGTTTGAAAACATGAACTTTGCTGTTTATTTGCGCAATACGATCATCATTGTCCTCTGTTCTTTCGTCGGCCTGTTCTTTAATGCGATGGCTGGATATGCGTTCGCTAAGTACAAGTTTAAGGGCAGAGAGAAACTTTTCTATCTCGTACTTGCGACTATGATGATTCCTGGACAAGTAACAATGATACCCGTGTACTTAATTCTGAACCAGATGGGGTTAACGAACACAATGGCGGGGATTGTGCTGCCTGGTTTAGTTGGTGCATTCAGCATCTTCTTATTCCGACAGTTTATGTCCACGATCCCAGATGAACTGCTTGAAGCGGCTCGGCTTGACGGCGCTAGCGAGTTCCGCGTTTTTATGCAGCTAGTCCTGCCGATCTCAAAACCGATCATGGCCGTTCAAGGAATATTAACTTTTATTGCTGGTTGGAACAGTTTCTTATGGCCATTGATTATCGCAAATGATGAGAGTTTATATACGTTATCTGTTGGTTTATCCCTATTGAAAGGGCAATACGGAGGAAACTTCGCACTGCAGATGGCTGGTTCTACCTTCATGGTCGTACCGATTGTGATTATCTTTATCATCTTCCAAAAGCACATTATCGAAGGCTATACAATTTCAGGAATGAAGTAA
- a CDS encoding sugar ABC transporter substrate-binding protein encodes MKKRWFKKSMVTSMVGALVLSGVLAGCSSGSGEDGKTTITVWGMGEEAKSLPKIAEEFEKENPKIDVKVQALPWDQAHDKLLTAVASKKGPDVLQMGTTWIPEFAAAGALKDLTPHVKDYPELDPKHFFEGSVETTKFEDKMVGVPWYVDTRLLYYRTDLLEKAGYKEAPKTWDELKEAADKLADRGKGKYGISIDAKEQSLSFMFARQNGAELLGPNNEPNFNDPKFVEAVEYLNSFYESGAAPKEELGMDIIQGFRGEGILPMFISGPWMIKLINDQAPDLEGKWATAVLPAKENNISALGGSNLSVFEHTKHEKEALKFAAYMSKPETQLKWMEMTNSLPATQKAWEDESLTGNEYYKAFGEQMKSSQPMPVIKQWEEIAQTYLKSFEKIYRGGADVQKELDNFDKKAEEILKK; translated from the coding sequence ATGAAAAAACGTTGGTTTAAAAAATCGATGGTAACGTCAATGGTTGGTGCTCTAGTCCTTTCGGGAGTACTGGCAGGATGCTCTTCAGGTTCTGGCGAAGACGGCAAGACAACGATTACGGTTTGGGGTATGGGAGAAGAAGCAAAATCACTTCCTAAAATCGCAGAGGAGTTCGAAAAAGAAAATCCAAAGATTGATGTTAAAGTACAAGCACTTCCTTGGGATCAAGCGCATGACAAACTATTAACAGCAGTTGCTTCTAAAAAAGGTCCTGATGTTCTTCAAATGGGAACAACATGGATTCCGGAATTCGCAGCAGCTGGCGCATTAAAAGACTTAACACCTCATGTAAAAGATTACCCGGAACTTGATCCAAAGCATTTCTTTGAAGGTTCTGTTGAAACGACTAAGTTTGAAGACAAAATGGTTGGCGTACCGTGGTACGTTGACACACGTTTATTATACTACCGCACAGATCTGCTTGAAAAAGCAGGCTATAAAGAAGCTCCCAAGACTTGGGACGAGCTGAAAGAAGCGGCTGACAAATTGGCTGACCGCGGCAAAGGTAAATATGGTATCTCGATTGACGCTAAAGAACAAAGTCTATCCTTTATGTTCGCTCGCCAAAATGGTGCTGAACTATTAGGACCAAATAACGAGCCGAACTTTAACGATCCTAAGTTTGTTGAAGCAGTAGAATACCTAAACAGCTTCTACGAAAGCGGAGCTGCACCTAAGGAAGAACTAGGAATGGATATCATTCAAGGTTTCCGTGGAGAAGGAATTCTTCCAATGTTCATCAGTGGCCCTTGGATGATCAAGCTGATCAACGACCAAGCACCTGATTTAGAAGGCAAATGGGCAACGGCTGTACTTCCAGCAAAAGAAAACAACATCTCAGCGCTTGGCGGATCGAACCTTTCTGTATTCGAGCACACTAAGCATGAAAAAGAAGCATTGAAGTTTGCAGCGTACATGAGTAAACCTGAAACACAGTTAAAGTGGATGGAAATGACGAACTCCCTCCCTGCAACACAAAAAGCTTGGGAAGATGAGTCACTTACTGGTAACGAATATTACAAAGCTTTCGGTGAACAAATGAAATCTTCACAGCCAATGCCAGTTATTAAGCAATGGGAAGAAATCGCTCAAACGTATTTAAAGAGCTTTGAGAAAATCTACCGCGGCGGAGCAGATGTTCAAAAAGAATTGGACAATTTCGATAAAAAAGCTGAAGAGATTTTAAAGAAATAA
- a CDS encoding carbohydrate ABC transporter permease has product MKSYSKTTPYLFIGPALALLALFSLFPIVLALVISFTDIDLAGLADYSNISFIGIENYINIFQDPIFLKSIGNTIFYVVFGVPLVIACSLGIALLINFGTARIFKAFRLVFYMPSITNVVAVAVVWTYLYNPQFGLFNYLLGLVGIPAIPWLQDPTIAKGSLIALAVWRAIGVNMIIFLAALQGIPKTYYEAAQLDGANNWKQLTKITIPLLRYAIFFVSITTMIGWVQFFEEPFVMTNGGPLDSTTSVALFIYRNGFQLSNFGYAAAGSFVLFVTIIIITMIQFRLQKKDTDI; this is encoded by the coding sequence ATGAAAAGCTATTCAAAAACAACTCCTTACCTCTTCATTGGACCAGCTCTTGCTTTATTGGCGTTATTTTCTCTTTTCCCCATTGTTCTTGCATTGGTGATTAGTTTTACTGATATTGATCTAGCTGGACTGGCAGACTATTCAAATATTAGCTTTATTGGCATCGAGAACTATATAAATATCTTTCAAGATCCTATTTTCTTAAAATCAATTGGGAATACCATCTTTTATGTCGTGTTTGGTGTTCCGCTAGTTATCGCATGTTCACTTGGTATCGCACTTTTAATTAACTTTGGTACAGCTCGCATCTTTAAGGCTTTTCGACTTGTATTTTATATGCCTTCCATTACGAACGTTGTTGCGGTAGCTGTCGTGTGGACATACCTCTATAACCCGCAGTTCGGTTTGTTTAATTATCTGTTAGGCTTAGTTGGCATTCCTGCTATCCCTTGGCTGCAGGATCCAACAATTGCAAAAGGTTCTCTGATCGCATTAGCCGTTTGGCGTGCAATCGGTGTGAACATGATTATTTTCTTAGCTGCGCTGCAAGGTATACCGAAAACGTATTATGAAGCAGCTCAGCTCGATGGAGCAAATAACTGGAAACAGCTAACGAAGATTACGATCCCACTTCTTCGTTACGCGATTTTCTTCGTATCGATCACAACGATGATCGGATGGGTTCAGTTCTTCGAGGAACCATTTGTTATGACAAACGGCGGACCGCTGGATAGTACGACATCTGTTGCATTATTTATCTACAGAAACGGATTCCAGTTAAGCAACTTCGGTTATGCAGCTGCAGGATCGTTCGTTCTGTTTGTTACCATTATTATCATTACGATGATTCAGTTCCGATTGCAAAAGAAAGATACCGACATTTAA